A stretch of Caenibius tardaugens NBRC 16725 DNA encodes these proteins:
- a CDS encoding DUF1003 domain-containing protein, translating into MKLDTSPEGLAEELLGRPFDQLDAEERAVLHRVCSGEVFGLDADERAAASASFGDKLADRVAAVGGSWAFIGSFVLVLFVWMVINSHVLEQLGFHPFDAYPYIFLNLMLSMLAALQAPVIMMSQNRQAKKDRVAARHDYEVNLRTTIELLRLHRKIDRVLSRLGHLENGNHAEPGRRE; encoded by the coding sequence ATGAAACTGGATACGAGTCCCGAAGGTCTGGCCGAGGAATTGCTCGGCCGGCCCTTCGATCAGTTGGATGCCGAAGAACGCGCGGTGCTGCACCGGGTCTGTTCGGGTGAAGTGTTTGGCCTGGATGCCGATGAACGCGCAGCCGCCAGCGCGTCATTTGGCGACAAGCTGGCGGATCGGGTGGCGGCCGTAGGTGGCAGCTGGGCGTTTATCGGCAGCTTTGTGCTGGTTCTGTTTGTCTGGATGGTGATAAACAGCCACGTGCTCGAACAACTCGGCTTCCACCCGTTTGACGCCTATCCCTACATTTTTCTCAATCTGATGCTGTCGATGCTGGCCGCCTTGCAGGCACCGGTCATCATGATGAGCCAGAACCGACAGGCCAAGAAGGACCGGGTCGCCGCGCGCCACGATTACGAGGTCAATCTGCGCACGACGATCGAACTTTTGCGGCTTCACCGGAAGATCGACCGGGTGCTTAGCCGGCTCGGGCATCTCGAGAACGGCAATCACGCCGAACCGGGCCGCCGCGAATAG
- a CDS encoding lysine--tRNA ligase, with product MSQENLIAAAHSSKAWPFEEARKLAKRYPDGKRGKDGALEPVLFETGYGPSGLPHIGTFQEVLRTTLVRRAYEVLTDGAPTRLVAFSDDMDGLRKVPDNVPNAELLSANLGKPLSRIPDPFGKFESFAHHNNAMLREFLDRFGFDYEFVSASDRYNSGAFDDALRNVLRHYGAIMDVMLPTLRAERQATYSPVLPVSPTSGIVLQVPVEVVDVDAGIIRFEDEGKTVEQTIFGGHAKLQWKVDWAMRWVALGVDYEMCGKDLTDSVTQSGKIAKILGGRRPDGLIYELFLDEKGEKISKSKGNGLTIEEWLRYGTEESLGFYLFREPKSAKQLHMGIIPRAVDEYWQFREKLPTQPIEQQLGNPVWHLLRANGGTAGADAPGAGDKVAVTFGLLLNLVGVLGPHATHEQVWSYLGNYVEDVDPADHPELNALIEPALAYNRDVVAPSLQRRAPAANEADALKALDAALAAMGDEPSAEDIQTAVYEIGKLEDYGFENLRDWFKALYETLLGSSQGPRMGSFIALYGIANTRKLIEEALAR from the coding sequence ATGAGCCAAGAAAACCTGATCGCAGCCGCACATTCCTCCAAGGCATGGCCTTTCGAAGAGGCCCGCAAGCTTGCCAAGCGTTACCCCGACGGGAAACGCGGCAAGGATGGTGCGCTCGAACCGGTTCTGTTCGAAACCGGCTATGGCCCGTCGGGCCTGCCGCATATCGGCACGTTTCAGGAAGTCTTGCGCACCACGCTGGTGCGCCGGGCATACGAAGTGCTGACCGATGGCGCGCCAACCCGGCTGGTGGCGTTCAGCGACGATATGGACGGCCTGCGCAAGGTACCCGACAATGTGCCGAACGCGGAGCTGCTGTCCGCCAATCTCGGCAAGCCCTTGTCGCGTATTCCCGATCCTTTCGGAAAGTTTGAAAGCTTCGCGCATCACAACAATGCGATGCTGCGGGAATTCCTCGATCGTTTCGGGTTCGACTATGAATTCGTATCGGCATCGGATCGCTACAATTCCGGCGCGTTTGACGATGCCTTGCGCAATGTCCTGCGTCATTACGGTGCGATCATGGATGTCATGCTGCCGACGCTGCGGGCGGAACGGCAGGCGACTTATTCGCCGGTGCTGCCGGTCAGCCCCACCAGCGGGATTGTCCTGCAGGTGCCTGTGGAGGTGGTCGATGTCGATGCCGGGATCATCCGCTTCGAGGATGAAGGCAAGACGGTCGAGCAGACCATTTTTGGCGGTCATGCCAAGCTGCAGTGGAAAGTCGACTGGGCGATGCGCTGGGTCGCATTGGGCGTCGATTACGAAATGTGCGGCAAGGATCTGACGGACAGCGTCACCCAGTCGGGCAAGATTGCGAAAATTCTTGGCGGCCGCCGCCCGGATGGTCTGATCTACGAACTGTTCCTTGACGAAAAGGGCGAGAAGATTTCCAAATCCAAGGGCAATGGCCTGACGATTGAGGAATGGCTGCGCTATGGCACGGAAGAAAGCCTTGGCTTCTATCTGTTCCGCGAACCGAAGAGCGCCAAGCAATTGCACATGGGCATCATTCCCCGGGCCGTGGACGAATATTGGCAGTTCCGCGAGAAGCTTCCGACACAGCCGATCGAACAGCAGCTTGGCAATCCGGTCTGGCACCTGTTGCGCGCCAATGGCGGTACGGCTGGCGCCGATGCCCCCGGGGCGGGGGACAAGGTTGCCGTGACGTTCGGGCTGCTGCTCAATCTTGTCGGCGTGCTGGGCCCGCATGCCACGCACGAACAGGTCTGGTCCTATCTTGGAAATTACGTCGAAGACGTCGATCCGGCGGACCATCCCGAACTCAATGCCCTGATCGAACCTGCGCTGGCCTACAACCGTGATGTCGTGGCGCCTTCACTGCAACGGCGCGCACCTGCGGCTAACGAAGCGGACGCGTTGAAGGCGCTGGATGCGGCGCTGGCTGCCATGGGGGATGAACCTTCTGCCGAAGATATCCAGACAGCGGTCTACGAGATCGGCAAACTGGAAGACTACGGGTTCGAGAACCTGCGCGACTGGTTCAAGGCCCTGTATGAAACCCTGCTTGGTTCGTCACAGGGGCCGCGTATGGGCAGTTTCATTGCGCTTTATGGCATTGCCAATACCCGTAAGCTGATTGAAGAAGCATTGGCGCGGTAA